Below is a genomic region from Myxococcota bacterium.
GTGATCGCTGAAGCGGTGGTTCTGCTCGGGGTCGAGGACCTCGAGCAGGGCCGAAGACGGATCGCCGCGATAGTCGGCGCCGAGCTTGTCGATCTCGTCGAGCATGAACACCGGGTTGTGGGTGCCGGCCTGCTTCAGGCCCTGAACGATGCGGCCCGGCATGGCGCCCACGTAGGTGCGGCGATGACCGCGGATCTCGGCCTCGTCGCGGACGCCGCCCAGCGAGATCCGCACGAACTCCCGGCCCATGGCGCGGGCGATCGAGCGCCCGAGCGACGTCTTGCCGACACCGGGCGGGCCCGCGAAGCAGAGGATCGGACCGCGCGAGTCACCGCGCAGCTTCCGCACTCCCAGGAACTCGAGGATCCGGTCCTTGATGCCCGAGAGATGGGCGTGGTCCTGATCGAGGATCGACTTCGCCGCGTCGAGTCCGAGCTGGTCCTCGGACGCGCGGGCCCAGGGCAGCTCCACCAGCCAGTCGAGATAGCTGCGCACGACGTGGGCCTCGGGGCCGTCCGGGTGCATGCGCTCGAGGCGGCGCAGCTGCTTCAGCGCCTCGGTCATCGCCTCTTCGGGGAGTCCCGCGTCTTCGATCTTCGCGCGGTACTCGTCGGCCTCCTCGAGTCGACCGTCGGTCTCACCGAGCTCGGCCTGGATCGCGCGCATCTGCTCGCGCAGGAAGTGCTCGCGCTGGCTGCGGGTCATCTCGTCGTGGGCCTGGGACTGGATCTCGGCCTGCACCGTCGTCACGTCGAGCTCGCGGCGCAGCAGGGCGTCCACGCGGCGCAGACGCGCGATCGGGTCCTCGACCTCGAGCACTTCCTGGGCCTCGGCCATGCGCAGCTTCAGGTTCGACGCGATCAGGTCGGCCAGCTGGCCCGGATCGCTCACGTTCGCCGTCACCGAGAGCACCTCGGGCGGGAGATTCTTGAGCGGCAGGAGTTCCTCGACGCGAGAGCGCACCGCGCGCACCAGGGCCTCGGCCTCGACGCACCATTCGGCCTCGTTGTCGTCGCCGAGCTTCGAGACCCGTGCCCAGGTCGAGGCGTGCTGCTCGACGAAGGAGTCGATGCGCGCGCGGGAGAGTCCCTGCACCAGCACCTTCACGCGGCCGTCGGGCATGCGCAGGACGCGCATCACGGTCACGACCGTGCCGACCCGATGCAGGTCGTCGGGGCTGGGGATTTCGATCTCGCCGTCGCGCTGAGCCGTCAGGAGCAGCAGGCGATCACTCGCCAGCGCATCCTCGACCGCCGCGATCGAACGCTCGCGGGCCACGAAGAGCGGAAGCACCATGTAGGGGAAGACCACCATTTCCCGCAGCGGCAGGACCGGCAACTCTTCGGGGATCGAGAAGCTCGAAAGACGTTCGTCCATTCCGAGCGTTTCGACGCTGCGAAAAGCCGACTTGAGGGCGGTCAGTCGATGTAGTGGCGAACCTGGCCCTTCTCGACGCCGAGCAGGTAGGGGCGTTTGTGCGCGTTGCCGTCGCCGCGGATCGTGAGAATGCCGGAAACCCCCGGATACCCCTCGACTTCGAGCAGCCCCTCGCGCATCTCTCCGCGGCCCCGCACCCCCTCGGCGAGCTGCAGGACGGCGATCCGGGCCGCGTCGAAGCTCTGGGCGGCGAACACGTCGGGCGAGTTGTCGAAGGTGGTCTCGAAGCGCTCCTTGAAATCGGCGACGTAGGGCACTTCCGACTCGGGGAAGAAGTGGGACGCGAAGAGCGCTCCGTCGAGGTGGTTGCCCGCGAGACGCAGCAGCTCCTTCGAGTAGAAGCCATCCGGGCCCAGGATGCGCGCGCCCGTCACCTCGTGGAAGACGAGCTGGGGCGCGATCAGCACCATGTTGTCGGCCGACTCGGGAATGAAGAGCGCATCGAAGTCGACGATCGGCGGGATCGGCGCACCCGACGCCGTCGTGAGCGATCGCGCGCGCCGACGCAGCGCGCGCGCCTCGGCAGCGGGAAGCCGTCGGGCCTTCTTCTCCATGCGATCGCGCCGCGCGATCAAGGAGCGCTCCTCGGAGCTGAGGAGCGTGTAGCCCACCAGCCGGCGAATCGAGTCGCCGAAGTCGGTCGCCTTCGGATCGTAGGCGGCCACGCCGACGACGGTGCCGCCGCGGGCTTCCACCGCGTCCCAGAACAGACGGCGCAGCCCGTGGCCGTAGGGGTCGTCGCGGTAGAGGATCGCGAAGCGGCGCGCGCCGAGGGCGATCGCCCGGTCCGCCACCAGCTGGGCCTCTTCCGCCGGGCGGGTGCGCATTCGGAACACCCAGTCGCGTTCGGAAGCGATCGCATCGCGCGCGGACAGGGTGAGCAGCGGGACGCCCTCTGCTTCCGCGGCCACCGCCGCCGCCTCACAGGCCTTCGAGACCAGCGGCCCCACGATCGCGACGATCTCCGGGTCGGCGGCGAGATCGCGGACCGCTCGCGCGGCCTGCGCCGGGTTTCCGGCGGAGTCGCGCACCACGACGCGGATCCGCGGCCGGCCGGTGGCGCTCTCACCGGGGAAGGTCTCCGAGGCGAGCAGCACGCCCTGCATCGCTTCCTCACCGAAGCGGGCGTAGGGACCGGTCAGGGGCAGCACGACGCCGATGGCGCCGCGCGCGTCGCCCGGATCGGGCAGCGGACGCTCCATCACCTCCGCGAACGTGGGCAGCTGATCGACGACGACCGGCCCGTCGTCGCGGCTGCGGAGCCGCTTCTCGACGGCGGCGAGACGACCCGCGTAGCGCGGCGCCAGCGGGCGCTTCCCCGCCTGGGTAATCGCGTCTTCGCTGGCGCCGAGATCACCCGCTTCGAGGGCGCGCTCGGCGAGGGTCAGATAGACCCGCGCCGCAGGCGGTCGATCGCCGACGTAGCGACGGGACGCGCGTAGCTCCTCCATCGACAGCTGACCCAAGAGCGTGTCGATCTCGAGATCCACCGCCGACAACTCGCCTTCGGGCACCGCGGTGCGAAGCAACGCGAGCCAGCGCAGCCGCTCGGGCGGCGTTTCCGCCGATTCGGCCAGTGCGCGGTAGGCGTTGCGCAGCTCGGGACCTTCGAGGCGCGACAGCCGCACCGGCTTCACCCAGCGCCGCGCAGCGACCGGGTTGCCCCGCTCGAGTTCGATCGCCGCGAGCTTCACCCGCGCGCGATCGCCCGCCGTGCCGCCCTGGTCGGCCGCTTCGGCGTAGTGACGCATGGCCCGAGGGAGGTCGCCCTCCTCCTGGGCGAGCGCGCCGAGGGCCAAATGGGCGTCCGGGCTCAGCGCGCCGTCGGGGTAGCGCCGTAGATAGGACTCGAAGGCTTCGCGGCCCTCTTCCGGGCCGGCCGCAACGGCGCGCTCGGCCTGGGCGAACGCGCGCCGTTCCTCTTCACTCGGCGGCAGTCGGAACGACTGACAGCCGAGCCAACCCCACCACATTGCCAGCAGGAGCGCAGCGCACCAGCGGGCCATCCGCCTCCCCCCCCTCAATCTCAATCGAAGAGCTCTCGCAGTTTATCCAGAAAGCCCTTGTGGGCGGGAGACACCTTCACGTCCGACACCTCGGCGAACTTCTCGAGCAGCTCGCGCTGGGAACCGGTCAACCGCGTCGGGGTCTCGACGAACAGATGGAGCAGCTGATCGCCGCGGGCGGCCGAGCGCAGGCTCGGCATTCCCTTGCCGCGCAGGCGCATCACCTTCCCGGACTGGGTGCCCTCGGGCACTTTCAGCTTCACCTTGCCTTCGAGGGTCGGTGCGTCGACCTCGGCGCCGAGCGCCGCCTGGACCATCGTGATCGGAACCTGGCAGTGCAGATCGGGGCCTTCGCGCTGGAAGAGTTCGTGGGGCTTCACGGAAATCACGACGTAGAGATCACCTGGTGGTCCGCCGGAGATGCCAGCCTCGCCTTCGCCCGACAGTCGCAGCCGCGTGCCGTCGTCGACGCCCGCCGGGATTCGCACCTTGATCGTCTGCTGACCTTCAATGCGGCCCTGGCCGCGACAGTCACCGCACCGATCGCGAATGATCTCGCCGGCACCGGCGCACGCGTCGCAGGGACGGCTGACGCGGAAGAATCCCTGCTGGAGCACCACCTGCCCTGCCCCACGACAGCGGTCGCAGGTCTCGGGCGAGGTCCCGGGGCGTGCGCCGGAACCTTCACAGGTGTCGCAGGGACGCATCTTCGGGATCTGGATGGAGGGCTCGAGCCCCGCGAGCACGTCAGCGAGCTCGATCTCGAGGTTGTAGCGGAGGTCGGCGCCTCGCTGGCCGCGCCCGCGCCGTCGGCCCCCCGGACGACGCCCGCCGAAGAGGTCTCCGAACAGGTCGTCGAAGAGGTCCGTGAAGTTCCCGAGATCGCCGAAATCCTGGAAGCCGCCGGCGCCCGGGCCGCCCGCTCCCACGCCGGCGTGGCCAAAGCGGTCGTAGGCCTGCCGCTTCTCCGGGTCGGACAGGACCGCGTAGGCCTCCGAGGCTTCCTTGAAGCGCTCCTCGGCGGCAGGATCGTCCGGGTTGCGGTCCGGATGGTCCCGCATGGCGATCGCCCGATAGGCCTTCTTGAGCGCGTCGGCGTCCGCGTCCCGCGAGACGCCGAGAATTTCGTAGAAATCGCGCTTCGACAAATGGGGCACTCCCCGGCGGGAAGGCCGGTTCGACCGGGAACTCTAGACGCGGGCCTACCTCGGTCAAGCCCTGGATCGCGAGTTCAGCGGGGCGTCGGACCGACCCCGGGGGCACGCGCCCTACTCTTCTTCGGCCTCGCCACCCAGTTCGGCGTACAGCGCCTCGGTGAGCTCGAAGGTGCGGGCCGAGAGCTCGCCGATCGCCGCGCGCAGCGCCTCGACGGCCTCGTCCGAAGCGGCGTCGCGCACCGATTCGATCGCGCCCAGAAGCCCTGCGCTCTGTTCCTCGTTGATGTTCTCCTTGAACTCCTCGAGGGTGCGCTCGGTCGAGTAGATGAGTCCGTCGGCCTGGTTGCGAAGATCGATCAGTTCGCGGCGCGCCTGGTCGGCGTCGGCGTTGTGCTCGGCTTCGGCCACGAGCGTCTCGACCTCTTCCTCCGACAGACCGCTCGAAGCGGTCACCTGGATCTTCTGGGTGCGACCGGTCCCCAGATCCTTCGCCGAGACGTTCACGACGCCGTCGGCGTCGATGTCGAACGTCACCTCGATCTGGGGGACGCCGCGCGGTGCCGGCGGCAGGCCGACCAGTTCGAAGCGCCCGAGGGTCTTGTTGTCGGCCGCCATCTCGCGCTCGCCCTGGACGACGTGGATCCGGACGACGGTCTGGTGGTCTTCCGTCGTCGAGAACACCTGGCTCATCGTAGTGGGCACGGTGGTGTTGCGCGGAATGATCGGCGTGGACACGCCGCCCTGGGTCTCGACGCCGAGCGAGAGCGGGGTCACGTCGAGGAGCAGGACGTCCTCGACTTCGCCCGACAAGACTCCGGCCTGAATCGCCGCGCCGGCCGCCACGACCTCGTCGGGGTTGACGCCCTTGTGCGGCGGCTTCCCGAAGATCTGCTCGACCTCGCGCTGGATCGCGGGCATGCGGGTCATGCCGCCGACCATCACCACGTCGTCGATCTCGCCAGCGGAGAGCCCAGCGTCCTCGAGGGCCTGGGTGCACGGTTCGCGCAGCCGCTGGATCAGATCCTTGGTCTGCTCTTCGAGCTCCTGGCGGGTGATCGTCATCGCGAGGTGCTTCGGACCCTGGTCGTCCGCCGCGATGAACGGCAGGCTGACGTCGGTCTCCTCGCAGGAAGACAGCTCGTGCTTCGCGCGCTCGGCCGCCTCCTTGATGCGCTGGAGCGCCATCGCGTCCTTCTTGAGATCGATGCCGCTCTCGTCCTTGAAGGTCTCGAGCATGTGATCCGCGAGGCGCAGGTCCCAGTCCTCACCGCCGAGGAAGGTATCGCCGTTGGTACTGCGCACCTCGAACACCGAATCGTTGATCTCGAGGATCGAGACGTCGAAGGTGCCTCCGCCGAGGTCGAAGACCGCGATCTTGCCATTTTTGTTCTTGTCGAGACCGAAGGCCAGCGCGGCAGCCGTGGGCTCGTTCAGGATCCGCAGGACGTTGAGGCCGGCGATCTTCCCGGCGTCCTGGGTGGCTTGGCGCTGGGAGTCGTCGAAGTAGGCGGGGACCGTAATCACCGCTTCGGTGACGCCCTCGCCGATGAAGTCTGTGGCCGTCTCGCGCATCTTCGCGAGCACCATCGCCGAGATCTCCTGAGGCGAGTACGCGCGGTCGGCGATCTTGACCCGGACGTCACCGTTCTCGGCGGGCTCCATGCCGAAGGGTGCGATCTCGCGGAACTTCGAGACCTCTTCGCCTTCGTACTTGCGCCCGATCAGGCGCTTCACCGCGTAGATCGTGCTTTCGGGGTTGGTGACGGCCTGCCGCTTCGCGATCTGGCCGACGAGCTTCTCACCGGAATTGGAGAACGCGACCATCGAAGGCGTGGTCCGCGCCCCTTCCGCGTTCGTGATGACCTGGGAGTCGCCGTTGTCGTACAACGCGACGCACGAGTTCGTCGTGCCCAGATCGATTCCGATGACTTTGCCCATGACCGCTCGTCCCCCCGACCGCGGCCGCCTCTTTCGAGACGACTACCCGGCGGAGGGCTCCCCCTCGTCCGATTTTTCGCTCGGTGCCTTCGCCACGACCACTCGGGACGGACGCACCAGCCGATCTCGCAGCTGGTAGCCCTTCTCGAGGACCTCGACGACGCTGTTCGGGGGGGCGGAATCCACTTCTACTTGAGCCATCGCCTCGTGCAGCGCGGGATCGAAGACGCAACCCATCGCCTCGATCTCCGTCACGTGGTGCTTCTCGAAAACACCGAGAAGCTCGCGTCTCACGAGCTCGACACCCTGCAAAAAGCTCCCCAAGTCCCCGCCGTTGTTCTCTTGAGCGTGGCCGATGGCCCGGTCCAGGTTATCGACCACGGAAAGCAGGTCCTTGAAGAGATTCTGACTACCGAAGAGCACCGCTTCCTGGCGTTCCTTGGCGGCGCGCTTCCGGAAATTGGTGAAGTCGGCTTGAAGCCGCGTCATCTTGTCGCTCGCTTCGGCGAGCTGTTCGCGCAGCCGGAATACCAGGGCGTCGGAATCCTCTTCCGCCAGCGGATCGTCGAGCAGGAGGGCGTCGACCGCTTCGCCGACGTCGTCGGCCGCGGGAACCTCCTTCGGTTCCTCTTCCCCGCCCGACTCGTCGTCGTCGGAGCCCTCGACGGCCTCGGCCGCCTCACGCAGGGCGGCTTCGAGCTCGGGGTCGGTCGGAATCGAGGGCCCGCCGAGGCCGTCCGCGTCTTTCGGGTCGCCCGTGCTCATTCTGCCTGCAGCTTCTCTGTCATTCGCTGGGAGCAGTACGCCACCAGCGGAATTACGCGGGAATAGTCCATTCGGCTCGGCCCCATGACGCCCACCGCTCCGAGCGGGGCGTCGGCTTCGCCGTAATGGGTGGCCACGAGAGCGCAGCGCGCAAGGCTCGGGTCGCCCATTTCGGCACCCAGTGCCACGCACACGCCTGCTCCCGCCAGCATCTCCTCCACGACTTCGGCCAAACGCTCCTTCGCCTCCAGTGTTTCGAAGATTTCCCGCACCCGATCGGGGTCGCGATATTCGGGCTGGTCCAGCAGGGCGAGGCGGGCGGCCACCACGACGTCCACGGGTTCGTCGGCGGTCGGAGCCACGGCTTGTTCCCCGAGGGCCACCGCCCAGCGCAGCAGCCGGTCGGCCTCGGAGCGCAGGGCCTGGGCCTCGCGTCGCAGCTGGTCGCGCACCTCGGGGAGGGTGCGGCCGACCACGCGCTCGTTGAGCAGGAGGGCGGCGCGGTCGAGCTCCCGCTGCGAGACGTCGGAATCCGCGGGCAGGGTGCGGCGGTAGGTGTCGCCGGCGGTAGAGACCAGCACGGCCAGGATCCGCGCCGCGCCCAGCCGCACCAGGGACACGTGCTGGAGGCGAACCCGGTCGAGTCGTGGCGCCACCGCGAAACCGAGCAGACGCGTCTGCTGCGACAGGAGCTGGGCGGCCACCTCGACGACCTGTTCGGTTCCAGCACTGCCGACGCCGAAGTCGACGGTGCGTCGCTCGTAGTCGCTCACCGGGCGACGGTCGAGGAGGTGATCGATGAAGTGACGCAGGCCTTCCTGGGTGGGGACGCGTCCCGCCGAGGAATGGGGCTGCTCGACGAGACCGAGCTCTCCGAGCTCGGCCAGGGTGGTTCGGATGCTGGCCGCCGAAAGCGGTGTCGGGAGCAGATGCGAGAGGTGCTTCGACCCGATCGGCACCGCTTCACCGACGTAGGCACGCACCGCAGCACGCAGCACCTGGCGCTGGCGTTCGGTCAGGCCAGGTCCGATCGGGGGTTTCGGATGGGGGGAGAGCACTCGCTCGCGGGGCACCCGTCCAATCTACCCCAGCTTCCGGCCACACGAACTACCGCAGCTCTCGGCTACACGAACGACGTGAACACGTGGTCCGAGAGCATGCGCCCCCGGGGCGTGAGCCGTAGGCCGCCGTCGGGAGTCTCCTCGAGGAGGGCCTGCTCGAGCAGCCGCTCGACGTCGCGGGCGAAGAAGTCCCGGGGCGGCGCGCCGAAGGTGTCCGCGAAGGCGCGCGCGTCGACCCCTTCTCGCGTCCGTAGCGCCAGGAACATCGCCTCGCCCCGAGCGGTCGCCGCATCGAGCACTTCGTGCTCGGCCGCCGCGCCGTCCGCGCACGCCCAGTACGCATCGAGGTCGCGCGGGTTGTGGCGCCGCGCGCCGAAGGGCTGGCCCGGCCCGATCGGCTCGGACGACACGGCGCCCATCCCCAAGCCCAACACGGGGAGGCGCTGCCAGTAGCGTCGGTTGTGCACGGCCTCGGCACCGCGCTTCGCGTAGCTCGAGATCTCGTAGCGCGCGTAGCCGGCAGCCTCGAGACGCGCTTCGACGGTCTCGAGCATCTCGGCGGCGAGCGTTTCCTCGATGGGGTGGAGCCGGCCATCCGAGGCCGCCCGTGCGAACGGAGTTCCCTCCTCGAAGGTGAGTTCGTAGACGGAGAGATGTTCGGGGGCGCACGCGATCGCCGCATCGAGGTCGGCTTCGACACCGCCTCGCTCCTGCTCGGGTGCCGCCACGATGAGATCCAGCGACGCGCGACCGAAGCCCGCTTCCCGGACCGCCGCCCAGGTGGCGTGCCCTTCCGCAGCCCGGTGGGCGCGGCCCAGGCGTCGCAGCGTGGTGTCGTCGAAGGACTGCATGCCGACCGACACGCGGTCCACCCCGGCCTCTCGAAAGCCCGGCAAGCGCGCGCGCTCCACAGTACTGGGATTGATCTCGAGGGTCACTTCGCGCGGTATCCCCGGGAACCGGGCGCGCACGCTCTCGATGAGGGTCGCGATGCTCTCGGGACGCAGCAGCGATGGCGTCCCGCCGCCGAAGTAGATCGTGGCCAGCTCCCTCCCGGCGAACGCGGAGGCGCGGTGGTCGAGCTCGCGCTGCAGCGCGGCCACGTAGCGCGCCTCGTCGTCGGGCTGCAGCACGCGCGTGGCCACCACGGCGAAGTCGCAGTAGGGACAGACCCGTTCGCAGAACGGCACGTGCAGGTAGACGCCCACGTCGGACACGGAGCGAGCATCGTCCCGCCGCGCGGGCGCCGCAACGAGGGACGCTAGACCCCGCTGCGAATCGCGCGGAGTCGCGTCAGCGTCTGCCGCGAGACGACCTTTCGCTCACGCCAGATCTGGGGAAGCGCGCGCACCAGCCCGACCAGGCCTTCGAGGTAGTGCTTCGCGTAGCCGTAGCGGAGCGAGCGCAGCGCCCAGAGCGCGAGGCGCGGCACGGTGTAGGCCAGGGCCTGGGGAACCGGCAGCCGTCGCAGCGCGATCCAGCAGCGGTTGCGCACGTTGAGGGCATGGCGTGGATCCGCCAGGTGGTTCAGGTCTCCCCGCGGCGCGCCGTGGTGCACCGGCTCGGGCAGATAGT
It encodes:
- the lon gene encoding endopeptidase La gives rise to the protein MDERLSSFSIPEELPVLPLREMVVFPYMVLPLFVARERSIAAVEDALASDRLLLLTAQRDGEIEIPSPDDLHRVGTVVTVMRVLRMPDGRVKVLVQGLSRARIDSFVEQHASTWARVSKLGDDNEAEWCVEAEALVRAVRSRVEELLPLKNLPPEVLSVTANVSDPGQLADLIASNLKLRMAEAQEVLEVEDPIARLRRVDALLRRELDVTTVQAEIQSQAHDEMTRSQREHFLREQMRAIQAELGETDGRLEEADEYRAKIEDAGLPEEAMTEALKQLRRLERMHPDGPEAHVVRSYLDWLVELPWARASEDQLGLDAAKSILDQDHAHLSGIKDRILEFLGVRKLRGDSRGPILCFAGPPGVGKTSLGRSIARAMGREFVRISLGGVRDEAEIRGHRRTYVGAMPGRIVQGLKQAGTHNPVFMLDEIDKLGADYRGDPSSALLEVLDPEQNHRFSDHYLNVPFDLSKVLFIATANMIDSIPGPLRDRMEVIRIAGYTPEEKVEIARSYLVPHQLREHGLGEDSLRWTRGSLLDLVTDYTREAGVRDLDRRIAALCRKTARRTAEGNTRPQTVNKKSLERLLGPPPFLSEKPEGPGEIGLANGLAWTESGGEVLTLESTMTPGKGMVLTGQLGDVMKESGAAALTWARGRGADLGFDAAMFGRHEVHVHVPAGAIPKDGPSAGIAIATAIISLATRIPVRADTAMTGEVTLRGRVLPIGGVREKALAALRAGIHRVVLPKKNMQDLSDIPRDLKKKIEFIPVEDMDEVLAATLERMPGPSGKKRRRSRAGTSPSPVATAKSR
- a CDS encoding penicillin-binding protein activator, which produces MARWCAALLLAMWWGWLGCQSFRLPPSEEERRAFAQAERAVAAGPEEGREAFESYLRRYPDGALSPDAHLALGALAQEEGDLPRAMRHYAEAADQGGTAGDRARVKLAAIELERGNPVAARRWVKPVRLSRLEGPELRNAYRALAESAETPPERLRWLALLRTAVPEGELSAVDLEIDTLLGQLSMEELRASRRYVGDRPPAARVYLTLAERALEAGDLGASEDAITQAGKRPLAPRYAGRLAAVEKRLRSRDDGPVVVDQLPTFAEVMERPLPDPGDARGAIGVVLPLTGPYARFGEEAMQGVLLASETFPGESATGRPRIRVVVRDSAGNPAQAARAVRDLAADPEIVAIVGPLVSKACEAAAVAAEAEGVPLLTLSARDAIASERDWVFRMRTRPAEEAQLVADRAIALGARRFAILYRDDPYGHGLRRLFWDAVEARGGTVVGVAAYDPKATDFGDSIRRLVGYTLLSSEERSLIARRDRMEKKARRLPAAEARALRRRARSLTTASGAPIPPIVDFDALFIPESADNMVLIAPQLVFHEVTGARILGPDGFYSKELLRLAGNHLDGALFASHFFPESEVPYVADFKERFETTFDNSPDVFAAQSFDAARIAVLQLAEGVRGRGEMREGLLEVEGYPGVSGILTIRGDGNAHKRPYLLGVEKGQVRHYID
- the dnaJ gene encoding molecular chaperone DnaJ, which gives rise to MSKRDFYEILGVSRDADADALKKAYRAIAMRDHPDRNPDDPAAEERFKEASEAYAVLSDPEKRQAYDRFGHAGVGAGGPGAGGFQDFGDLGNFTDLFDDLFGDLFGGRRPGGRRRGRGQRGADLRYNLEIELADVLAGLEPSIQIPKMRPCDTCEGSGARPGTSPETCDRCRGAGQVVLQQGFFRVSRPCDACAGAGEIIRDRCGDCRGQGRIEGQQTIKVRIPAGVDDGTRLRLSGEGEAGISGGPPGDLYVVISVKPHELFQREGPDLHCQVPITMVQAALGAEVDAPTLEGKVKLKVPEGTQSGKVMRLRGKGMPSLRSAARGDQLLHLFVETPTRLTGSQRELLEKFAEVSDVKVSPAHKGFLDKLRELFD
- the dnaK gene encoding molecular chaperone DnaK → MGKVIGIDLGTTNSCVALYDNGDSQVITNAEGARTTPSMVAFSNSGEKLVGQIAKRQAVTNPESTIYAVKRLIGRKYEGEEVSKFREIAPFGMEPAENGDVRVKIADRAYSPQEISAMVLAKMRETATDFIGEGVTEAVITVPAYFDDSQRQATQDAGKIAGLNVLRILNEPTAAALAFGLDKNKNGKIAVFDLGGGTFDVSILEINDSVFEVRSTNGDTFLGGEDWDLRLADHMLETFKDESGIDLKKDAMALQRIKEAAERAKHELSSCEETDVSLPFIAADDQGPKHLAMTITRQELEEQTKDLIQRLREPCTQALEDAGLSAGEIDDVVMVGGMTRMPAIQREVEQIFGKPPHKGVNPDEVVAAGAAIQAGVLSGEVEDVLLLDVTPLSLGVETQGGVSTPIIPRNTTVPTTMSQVFSTTEDHQTVVRIHVVQGEREMAADNKTLGRFELVGLPPAPRGVPQIEVTFDIDADGVVNVSAKDLGTGRTQKIQVTASSGLSEEEVETLVAEAEHNADADQARRELIDLRNQADGLIYSTERTLEEFKENINEEQSAGLLGAIESVRDAASDEAVEALRAAIGELSARTFELTEALYAELGGEAEEE
- the grpE gene encoding nucleotide exchange factor GrpE codes for the protein MSTGDPKDADGLGGPSIPTDPELEAALREAAEAVEGSDDDESGGEEEPKEVPAADDVGEAVDALLLDDPLAEEDSDALVFRLREQLAEASDKMTRLQADFTNFRKRAAKERQEAVLFGSQNLFKDLLSVVDNLDRAIGHAQENNGGDLGSFLQGVELVRRELLGVFEKHHVTEIEAMGCVFDPALHEAMAQVEVDSAPPNSVVEVLEKGYQLRDRLVRPSRVVVAKAPSEKSDEGEPSAG
- the hrcA gene encoding heat-inducible transcriptional repressor HrcA; the protein is MPRERVLSPHPKPPIGPGLTERQRQVLRAAVRAYVGEAVPIGSKHLSHLLPTPLSAASIRTTLAELGELGLVEQPHSSAGRVPTQEGLRHFIDHLLDRRPVSDYERRTVDFGVGSAGTEQVVEVAAQLLSQQTRLLGFAVAPRLDRVRLQHVSLVRLGAARILAVLVSTAGDTYRRTLPADSDVSQRELDRAALLLNERVVGRTLPEVRDQLRREAQALRSEADRLLRWAVALGEQAVAPTADEPVDVVVAARLALLDQPEYRDPDRVREIFETLEAKERLAEVVEEMLAGAGVCVALGAEMGDPSLARCALVATHYGEADAPLGAVGVMGPSRMDYSRVIPLVAYCSQRMTEKLQAE
- the hemW gene encoding radical SAM family heme chaperone HemW; this translates as MSDVGVYLHVPFCERVCPYCDFAVVATRVLQPDDEARYVAALQRELDHRASAFAGRELATIYFGGGTPSLLRPESIATLIESVRARFPGIPREVTLEINPSTVERARLPGFREAGVDRVSVGMQSFDDTTLRRLGRAHRAAEGHATWAAVREAGFGRASLDLIVAAPEQERGGVEADLDAAIACAPEHLSVYELTFEEGTPFARAASDGRLHPIEETLAAEMLETVEARLEAAGYARYEISSYAKRGAEAVHNRRYWQRLPVLGLGMGAVSSEPIGPGQPFGARRHNPRDLDAYWACADGAAAEHEVLDAATARGEAMFLALRTREGVDARAFADTFGAPPRDFFARDVERLLEQALLEETPDGGLRLTPRGRMLSDHVFTSFV